One segment of Bacillus alkalisoli DNA contains the following:
- a CDS encoding DUF2905 domain-containing protein: MLMVIGGVLLLIGLLWQVIGRIPGDIVMKKGNFTFYFPIVTSIIISVVLSLVFYFIGRVR; encoded by the coding sequence ATGTTAATGGTAATAGGCGGAGTTCTATTGTTAATTGGACTCCTTTGGCAAGTAATCGGAAGAATTCCAGGTGACATTGTCATGAAAAAAGGAAACTTTACCTTTTATTTTCCCATCGTAACGTCTATTATTATCAGTGTTGTATTAAGTTTAGTATTTTATTTTATTGGAAGAGTGCGTTGA
- the ruvB gene encoding Holliday junction branch migration DNA helicase RuvB, with translation MDERMISQDANREDQSLEFSLRPQNLKQYIGQDKVKENLEVFIEAAKLRQETLDHVLLYGPPGLGKTTLAAIIANEMGVQLRTTAGPAIERPGDLAAILTALEPGDVLFIDEIHRLHRSIEEVLYPAMEDFCLDIVIGKGPSSRSVRLDLPPFTLVGATTRVGLLTAPLRDRFGVLSRLEYYNEAQLTEICIRTAQILEIGIEVKAASEIARRARGTPRIANRLLRRVRDFAQVLKKEAISESLAKEALDRLQVDKLGLDHIDHKLLTGIMEKFRGGPVGVDTIAATIGEESHTIEDVYEPYLLQIGFLQRTPRGRIVTALAYEHFGLEVPQQ, from the coding sequence ATGGATGAACGAATGATTTCTCAAGATGCCAATAGGGAAGACCAGTCGCTAGAATTTAGCTTGAGACCGCAAAATTTAAAACAATATATTGGGCAAGATAAAGTAAAAGAAAATTTAGAAGTATTTATTGAAGCGGCAAAGCTAAGGCAGGAAACGTTGGACCATGTTTTACTTTACGGACCTCCTGGGCTAGGTAAAACAACATTAGCTGCGATTATTGCTAACGAAATGGGGGTTCAACTTCGTACAACAGCAGGACCTGCGATTGAAAGGCCTGGTGACTTAGCTGCGATATTAACTGCTTTAGAGCCAGGTGATGTGTTGTTTATTGATGAAATTCATCGTCTGCACCGTTCCATTGAAGAAGTATTATATCCGGCAATGGAAGATTTTTGTCTCGATATTGTAATAGGAAAAGGTCCAAGCTCTAGGTCTGTGCGCTTAGATTTGCCACCGTTTACGTTAGTTGGTGCAACAACAAGGGTTGGTTTATTAACAGCACCATTAAGAGACAGGTTTGGTGTTTTAAGTAGGTTAGAGTATTATAATGAAGCTCAACTAACAGAAATTTGTATTCGAACAGCGCAAATTTTAGAAATTGGGATTGAAGTGAAGGCTGCATCTGAAATTGCAAGAAGAGCCCGTGGAACACCGAGGATTGCAAACAGGTTACTTCGTAGAGTGCGTGACTTTGCGCAAGTTTTAAAGAAAGAAGCAATAAGTGAATCACTTGCAAAAGAAGCGTTAGATCGCTTGCAAGTAGATAAATTAGGTTTAGATCATATTGACCATAAACTTTTAACAGGTATAATGGAAAAGTTCCGGGGTGGACCTGTGGGAGTGGATACAATCGCAGCCACCATTGGTGAAGAGTCACATACAATTGAAGATGTGTATGAACCGTATTTATTGCAAATTGGGTTTTTACAACGAACACCAAGAGGTAGAATTGTAACAGCTTTAGCTTACGAACACTTTGGGCTGGAGGTGCCACAGCAGTGA
- the ruvA gene encoding Holliday junction branch migration protein RuvA, producing MIEFVKGYVDFVSPEYVVLDVNGIGYQIHAPNPFIYQVNKEKAITIYTYQHVREDILALYGFHTREEKNLFLKLLNVTGIGPKGALAIIATGQPNQVVQAIENEDEKFLTKFPGVGKKTARQIILDLKGKLNDIVPAAMPNLFQQDVELFPPSEQPALDEALEALKVLGYGDREIKKVVPALQKENLTTDQYVKRALQLLLK from the coding sequence TTGATCGAATTTGTTAAAGGCTACGTAGATTTTGTAAGTCCCGAATATGTTGTTTTAGATGTAAATGGAATTGGTTATCAAATACATGCACCAAATCCATTCATCTATCAAGTAAATAAAGAAAAAGCTATTACGATTTATACATACCAGCACGTAAGAGAAGATATTTTAGCTCTATACGGCTTTCATACAAGAGAAGAAAAAAACTTATTTTTAAAACTTTTAAATGTTACAGGAATTGGTCCAAAAGGTGCACTAGCAATTATTGCTACAGGACAGCCAAACCAAGTCGTACAAGCAATAGAAAATGAAGATGAAAAATTCTTAACGAAATTCCCTGGAGTCGGAAAAAAGACAGCTCGCCAAATTATATTAGACTTAAAAGGCAAACTGAACGATATTGTACCAGCTGCAATGCCTAACCTTTTTCAACAAGACGTCGAGTTATTTCCGCCTAGTGAGCAGCCTGCTTTAGATGAAGCATTAGAAGCGTTAAAAGTGTTAGGGTACGGTGATAGAGAGATTAAAAAAGTTGTCCCAGCCCTTCAAAAAGAAAATTTAACAACAGATCAATATGTTAAGAGAGCGTTACAGCTCCTCCTCAAATAA